The segment TCTTTAGtagttttagatatttttttgcagaATGCATTGGGCATATTTTGCAATGATTTACTTTGGCAGACAGacattagttaaaaaaaatgctttagtTATTTAGCTAAAATTACCAATAACCATAAATGGCttgttagtattaaaaaaatcctgtcTACggataaatttacaatttattgtttgtaaaagaaataaaacaaaaaaaattaaaaccaatttatttttgccctTTGCTATTAATGTTTTGCATAAGTTCATGAGAATTaaagtataatgtatatagtagcttctttaaaaaaaaaactatttttatcgAGGCTTCATTTGCTTGGATTCTAGCTTCTTGTAAAATCTACTAGATGGAATTTGTACTCATTTAGAATCTAACCTTTGTTAAGGATAAATCATGAGATACTTAATTcccgatattcccacgggatcaAATCCCTGGGTCACGGTCATGGCTAGTGAATCAACATATCCCATATGAACTCAAATATGTACTGGGACCTACTTGCCTCGCCTGACAATCAACAATATGCATGCAACAAATTACAGTAAACCACATCATACATTACAGCTCATTGCAATCTCCTGCTGCACACATGCTTCTCCAGCAAAGCACCAACCAGGAAGGGAggtattgttaaaaaaaatcattgtgCTTTGCATGAGGTTGGCAATGGAGAGGATGGAGTTCCATACCTGGgataaatattgcaaattgatttttgaaaagagACATTTGTGTACTGAGTTAGCCATGTGAAGTTTATGTTTAGTGTGGCCCATCTCTCTCTTCTTCACATGCTATCCATTGCATTTGGGGCTGCGACGCCGTGAAGCCCGAAGTCTgcctaaaattaaatctttaagATTCATGACTATTGTTATAGACAATTGGTGGTTATTAGATCGCCAACAATATTTGTTAGCATTGCAACAGAGCAAGACAGAAAAAATTCTACAAACCGAAATTAGCTCAAAGTCTGTTTTCAAAGGTCGATGTGCGATTTATGCGAttataattcaatatattattatatataaaacgttTTGGGTTTCAACGTTTGACATTGTAgtggtataataaaataatacaaaatgacGAATTCTTGGTTGAAATATAGTTAAACAACCACTATGATAATGGCAATATTTGCAGCAAATAAATGATAACATATGATAATCGGTAATCACATACTTTGGACTcaatttcaacttgatacctttcctgagaaaaaatgtattgacaGAGAGACAACGACCACTTCGTACTGTTTATACGTTTTTAGGTGCTTaaccttaaatttttttttcaatgttgatatattaattttaaaagacttTCAATGTTATTTCTAGCCTTTGGTCTTTTGCCCTTTGATGTATAGCTTGTGTTGTTGTCCACAAATTTTCAATGGTGTGGTGTATTTTGTGTAACTTATTACATACTTACAGCAATTTTaactaatgttattataagtgaaagagtttgtttgtttttatgaagATATACATAGGCCTACATTACCTTTATTCTGCAAACgatactgttcccgtgggaaattaacgcggatgaagccgcgggcaaaactagttcataataaaattaacctcatcctaagtatataatatcataattatatttattatttatttatttagagccATTAGGTATCCCACTCCTGGGCAAAGGACATGCAATAGCAAACcgataattattatgttactaAAATAGATACAACGTctatcaatatcaaaatatattaataattgtttcTCGTTCCCTATATGCCAAATTATAGAAaagtgaatataaatattttatcctaatttCAGTGCAAATTCCCTAAAAACAGAAGTGAGAAAAGTTTGCAAAGAGAATTTCATCGACAAGAGAGGTCATTTGATGGGCATGACAGAATTACCGATTATATATTACGTGACGCCGACGTACCCCAGACCCGAACAGGTGCCCGAGCTGACCAGGCTGTCTCACACACTGATGCACGTGCCTAGGATACACTGGATAGTCTCCAACGACGACGCTGTGTGCTCGGATTTACTTTtggaaatattaaagtaagtGCCCCTCATTAGTTATTTCAATCTTCACTCAAGAAATTTTGGTGGTCACGACGTCCGCCTATGGTGATCTCAGGTCCTTAGTTTCGAATATTGTCACGTgaatttgtatatcaatctgactcatgtatagtagttttcatagaccaccacttgtttccagcaaaggaaacctgcactctggttgattagTGTTAATGCGACTACTTTAACACTAGATGTTGGCAGCCAGTCTCATAAGACATGAAGATGATGCTTTTATGCGACTTGTATACAATCAAGTTAATACCAGCGTTAGTAAGAACACAATTGATAAGAAGAAATACTCATTTTTCACACCAGCTACATATAACTGTTTAACTTAAACTTACTCTCTAATTATACCATATATTTAATTccaataatttttgaagattttccttcttattcataaaaaaaataaagtaatacttTTATACATAGACTCTGTAGGTATATGAGATTTAATGGTTCACGTCTTTCAGCAAGTCTGGTTTGCCGTATACACTATTAGCCAGCCCTAAGCCTGATTACTACATGAAGGAGAGGTCTCGCGGCGTATCTAACCGCCGCGCGGCTCTCTCCTGGCTGCAGACCAATGTCCACCAAGGAGTGCTGTACTTCGGCGACGACGACAACACAGTCGACTTGCAGCTCTTCGACGAGATCAGAAACACTAAAAAGGTGTCCATGTTTCCCGTTGGTCTGATCAAAGGATTTGGTGTCTCCACTCCGTTGGTTGAAAATGGAAAGGTAAGGATAAATTCATTTGTATAAATCAGTCTAGTGAGCACAGTTACTTGTTACGTTAAGGAGTACTTTTTGTAcatgatgtaatttttatccgACTGCaaagaagtaataaataaccttACTATGTGTTTTGTTGTTGAGATGCGCAGATGtaaatggtatatttttattatctcatgTCTTCCAAATAGTTAGATGGATTTCCTTATACAATATTTCGTTACAATTGTGATGAAAGGTgatgttaaaagaaaacaagatGGCGGCCGTGAGATATACTTACGAAAATCTCTTTTGAATCGATATGTAGTCGTGTTTttggttttttaattaattccttctacatatatttcttttatttcaggtGTTCGGTTTTTTCGACTCGTGGCCGGCCTCGAGAACGTTCCCCGTAGACATGGCGGGCTTTGCAGTCAACATTGCGTTCCTCAAGCCGGGGGTCACCATGCCCTACAAAGAAGGCTACGAAGAAGACAAGTTCCTTCGCAGCATAGACCTGACCATGGAAGATATCGAACCAGTCGCCGACAATTGCACAAAAATCCTCGTATGGCACACTAAAAccgttaaaaatacaaaacccACATTGAAAGTAGATGTTGACAGACTACAGACCCCGATGTATTCGAATTTCGTAAGTTTGCTCAAACAGATCACTAGGATGCACATTGCCGATATAAGTCCTGATACGGGTGTCAAAGCCTTCTTTACGCACCATAAGCATAGAAACCCATTTCTTTCACCATTCCCGCAATAAGTCAATTTGTGAGTCGATAATAACAgctgtgatttatttttattttttaaagttaagtttttactaagtagtttttataattactcgTATATGAACTGCGAACATAGCTCTGAACAAAAACAGTCTAAGGACAGACTTCAACGCGGAGACGAGATCTGTGCTTTAGGAGATCAtgtaattaaatcatttaaatcaatacacatttttatatagtaataaatattaattaagtgtTAAAAGTACATGCTTTTTGGcaggtaatattattttatatagttggCCAACACgtcattataaacatttttttttgtactttgGGTTTTTATATCTTCATAACTGTGGTCACCTTTGTAAGTATTACTATACTTACAAAGGTGACCACAGCTTTTGTTCGgtgcaaatttatttacaaaaaaataatttacttgtaACTAAAccacgaatgaatgaatattaattcgattaataattcaaataaaattttatcaaataatgcCCATCTCTTAACAAACAAGGGCAGCTGACGTAAATAGATTGATGTAAAGTTTTTACtgtgcttattttttatttatcaattgtcgctcaatattctttttaaatgagcataatatactttttaagcAATTTAATTTCGTATCAGAGACGTTTCTACgttgataatttattcatttagatGTTTTTACGTGTTGCTAGTCATTTATCGAATACATAAtcacaacaacaaaatatacatataacaaaactgtTATATGTGCGTACATTACTGATATTTTAAGGAACAAACTttgtttatagtattttttctatgttaTTTGAACGCGTATCACGcactaaataatgtaatttttaatcgTGATAAAAACGCACACAATCATATAcaataagtaagtaggtatgtatcattatttatagatatatgtatgtacgattataaaataaaaatttacatcttacaatactataaatgcgaaagtttggatgCAAATATGTGAGTTTACTACCAATGAAGATGTTTTTTTACACGCAAAATCTAGTGAATTAGTatcgatttcgatgaaattcgTACGGATTAGAATAGCCTAAAGGACGCTTTTTTACTTCGAAATTTCTAaggtatttattgtaaatggtcctgtagattttgcgttCTCAACTCACCGATACTTTCGCAAATTTtcgcattaaaaatatctgttgAATGTACTATTgctatataattacataccgtgttttgtttgaattgaattattataagattcgtaaaaaaaaaatacattttcgtgTCGCCTTAATTGAATTACTGCGTTGTGACCAGTAGATAACTACGGCTGGTCTgtgttcaataaaaataaatctttgaatGATTGAAAGCAAGcaataatttactataattattgagctatttttattaagctgtagattataatgtttattgtgtTTTCTGTAATTGATAATGATTTGATGTTAAGGGCCCCGTCCCATTGCTCTGTTGCGTCGATGTAGCTGGCAGCTACTTCGCCGTTTTACATTGGCGTTCGTCGACGTATCTCGAATCTCCATATAATTTCTccgttgatccgtcgacggacgtcaacgcaacggagcacgacgtATTTATTAGtgtcggctccacactgtcatcgaacagtttgccaaaatttggtggattcggtatacattgctagtttttcattgcggtaataAAAGCAcacatactaactacgcaatgttcacgcattcgcgttcggcatgtgtctgagttcggcgacagtgtggagctggcataagaCAAACTTTGTTTCGGTTATATCCGTTTAATTTATAGGAGGAACAAATATGGCAATTATATATCTACTtagatatcaatttattatttttagtatctAATGAAAACTAGGAACAAAGTCGTCATTTTTTGTAAAGTGGTAAATTCTTATTTCACACATGCACACACACATCTTAAgtgcaatataattttcttcaaGCATtagtgataatatttatttcttaaataatatattgattattattgtattttttacttttctataATTAATGATCATAATTTCCAATTCATAGCTGACAAAGACAATTAATCACAGTTAATACGGTGCTAAATAAAGGCGTTTTAAAACTAGATAAGGCAAcattcatagttttttttaataaagcacCTGGCATTTTAAGAATAATCTTTGGTAATCACCgtcgcacactagcgccaccataacatttttaccaatttctCTAATTACttcgagaaaaaaataatattatgtgtaaTTGTAATTACTCCACGATTAATTACTCAACAATGTTATGTCAGTATAATGTTTTATCAAAGTGTACACTTTCACCGGGAACAACGGCTTTAGATGCCTTCCGAAACACAtaggagctcaagataataaatttttggtcacccatccaatgaccgaccattgtgagagtgtcttaaccgccactatcacagACCGAGCGCCCTAACCCACTGCGCCATTGagatatattacaataatgtcttattttattaataattgtaatacagtttaacaatttttgtgattttatgtaattctactcgtacatgtaaataaatacacaatgtTGATTTTTCAACATTATATGTGTTTGTGacgttaataatattattaaggtAGCTTATGCAAGGGTTCTTGATGTCTACTCGATGATTCCATAATTCGGAAGTCAAATAGGGATCGAAACGAAACATTGTGCCTTTAGCGAAATTGATTGagtttgaaaataatcatgagatgaaaaaaatctggaatcgagcgggaaaaATTCAGGAAGAGCATTGTCTCGTATAGAAAGGGGCGTAGGTTCAACTCcagctcgattccagatttttttcatctcattattattctcaaaataaaaaacatgtgtAAACATGTACAATATGTACATGTACATCacatataacaaatccatttaaaattaaatagtgcATTCCCAGTACTTGGACTAGATTCTTGTCCGGTGCCTTTGATTAGATTTACTACGTTTTCAATTAAATGGCCAGTGAATGTGTTTACTCGTGCCTGTGATGGTAGATTTAATAGTGATTGATTTAACGTGCAGCtcgtaatgttatttattttctaaaaaaaaaaacattacatgaCTATTTCTTTACCATAAATTCGTATCGATTCGACATATCTTgtcataatattaagtattcaCACGATTACTCCCTGCACAATAGCGCCACCTcacgattttattattttcttttatatcttagcgaaaatgtgtattttaacaaattatgccaaatattttaataagttataaAGATTTTCACTAGTGTGTGAGGAGTAATCGCCTTAGGATAATATTTTAGGCAATACAAATGGAGAGACGccaatttattgtatgtacacTATGTGCTATTAGATAGCTTTAAAAATACGTAGGTATAACATCGATAGAGCTACTGAGTATCCTATCGATCAGTGACATTGTAATGAGTCTCGATTTTATGTAGAAgtcattttacataataaaactgttgttaatggaatattttgttttaattttcaatcttcattaaaatatcaattccacaagtttatttattacgatgTCTCTGGGCTTCATGGTGTCACGACTTCGAAAGCAACTGACAACACGCGAAGATATGAGAGACTCAACAATATTCATAATGTCACCAATTTAACCAAGATGTGATGTCATTTCCATGGAGCGCAGACTGCAAtgtctttgaaagcattgtcattatgaCATTATTTCCACTGGTATGGGTCCTTTCTAAATCCATGTATATTTCTATTAGTAATATAAGGGCTTTCGAATAatcatcattttttttaaactatagcCTATTTATAGACTAGAAATAATACatagtaataaagaaaaatgaaacTGCCATATTTTACGATCTAtaacagtttatttaaatgtaaactaAGTAACTTACGtaatgcaaaatattatttacaatttgctTAATATAAAGCGAATACCATAAAAGGGTACCTACTCATACTTAGGCACAAATCTGACTcgcaataattttatattatttaatatgtatttttaactgAGTACAGTAATTCTTGCTTGTAAATTTCGTATTTATCTGAGTGTAGGCtgtcacagatataagaacattattataattgtatatctGTGGTATAAATTGAGTATTATTTATGTGTGCGTTTTCAGGTTACTTCTTCAGTTTACACTTCGCACGATCTTCAGCACTCCTATTTTTCAGACAATTAACATCACTAATGTTGCGCCGGatgatgttatttttgtatgaaagtaaAATGTAACGAAACATCAAAACTCGTAAATAAAGGTTGCTGGTCTTTTACAAGCAAAccctgtatgtatgtatattttctctATTTTATTACCTTAAACCAAACACtatcagccattttaatgtccCCATAGCTGACGTACTGgatttcattgataaattagGATAGTGGCCCATAACCACAACCCATACCTAAGTAGGGTCAATGTGGATCGGTGGGTAACCAGTGGGCTGATTAAACTAcagtaagtaataatataaggcAGCAGACCTGTTCGTTATAAACAtagaaatgatttaaaaatatgatttggtCATCATCATAAGactacaaaattacaatacataattaacTACTACAATACTAATAACTCGGTGGATTAGTTAAATCTGatgtttatttcagatttccGTACTTTTAACATTCCtatcaatttttaaagaagctcaaaaatatactttaaccGTCATCAGTTCCATTGGCGGGAAATTGATTTGGTTGCACACAGGCATCGGAGAGTCCTCACTGGTACCCACTAAATTAGTTCTGTATACTCCACGAATACTACGGAGTATCTTATCCAGCGAAAATGTATTGTCTGCGACGCAATTCATGtcataattttctatatcaCATGATACCATTTGCTTATGCAATATCATCAAGGCAGAATTTGGGGTGCGGTAAAATGTAGCAGTTTTCGTTAACACCAAACGGTAGTTGAGTACCGAAACGTCACAAGGAAACGACGATTTTATCAAGGGTAGGAACGTGAAGTACGACAAACCTGATCGTTTTTTATccacaataaatatatctatcagGTAATTAATGGAATTCGATAAAATTAACGCTGTCGCGCTCGGCATATTGAGGACCTTTTCAAACGAATAGTGATCGAGTCTTTTATGCTCCATAAAGTTTTCCAGCAACAAGTAATGCTGATGACACGTCC is part of the Plodia interpunctella isolate USDA-ARS_2022_Savannah chromosome Z, ilPloInte3.2, whole genome shotgun sequence genome and harbors:
- the LOC128683325 gene encoding galactosylgalactosylxylosylprotein 3-beta-glucuronosyltransferase S-like isoform X1; this encodes MGFLIKGISVTYQKMFVMAMLLSVMALTLWTNNGSSLQSPAAHMLLQQSTNQEGSANSLKTEVRKVCKENFIDKRGHLMGMTELPIIYYVTPTYPRPEQVPELTRLSHTLMHVPRIHWIVSNDDAVCSDLLLEILNKSGLPYTLLASPKPDYYMKERSRGVSNRRAALSWLQTNVHQGVLYFGDDDNTVDLQLFDEIRNTKKVSMFPVGLIKGFGVSTPLVENGKVFGFFDSWPASRTFPVDMAGFAVNIAFLKPGVTMPYKEGYEEDKFLRSIDLTMEDIEPVADNCTKILVWHTKTVKNTKPTLKVDVDRLQTPMYSNFVSLLKQITRMHIADISPDTGVKAFFTHHKHRNPFLSPFPQ
- the LOC128683325 gene encoding galactosylgalactosylxylosylprotein 3-beta-glucuronosyltransferase S-like isoform X2, producing the protein MGFLIKGISVTYQKMFVMAMLLSVMALTLWTNNGSANSLKTEVRKVCKENFIDKRGHLMGMTELPIIYYVTPTYPRPEQVPELTRLSHTLMHVPRIHWIVSNDDAVCSDLLLEILNKSGLPYTLLASPKPDYYMKERSRGVSNRRAALSWLQTNVHQGVLYFGDDDNTVDLQLFDEIRNTKKVSMFPVGLIKGFGVSTPLVENGKVFGFFDSWPASRTFPVDMAGFAVNIAFLKPGVTMPYKEGYEEDKFLRSIDLTMEDIEPVADNCTKILVWHTKTVKNTKPTLKVDVDRLQTPMYSNFVSLLKQITRMHIADISPDTGVKAFFTHHKHRNPFLSPFPQ